CTTATCTCGACGATTAACAGACAGGTACTCAGGTGAAAATCCTCGTTGATGAAAATATGCCCTATGCCCGCGAGCTTTTCAGCCGCCTGGGTGAGGTTATTGCCGTGCCGGGGCGTCCGATTCCGGTGGATGCGTTAACGGATGCTGACGCGTTGATGGTGCGTTCGGTCACGAAAGTGAATGCCGAACTGCTGGACGGTAAAGGGATTAAATTTGTCGGGACGGCAACGGCCGGAACCGATCACGTTGATGAAGCGTATTTGCAAAGCGCCGGGGTAGCTTTCTCTGCCGCCCCAGGGTGTAACGCGATTGCCGTTGTTGAGTATGTTTTCTCGTCCTTATTAATTCTGGCAGAACGCGACGGCTTTGAGCTGAAAGATCGTACTGTCGGTATTGTCGGCGTCGGTAACGTCGGTTCCCGCCTGCAGGCTCGTCTGGAAGCCTGGGGCGTACGCACTCTGCTGTGCGATCCGCCGCGTGCCGATCGCGGCGACGAGGGCGATTTTGTGGCGCTGGAAGCGCTGGTACAGGATGCCGATATCATTACCTTCCATACGCCGCTGTTTAAATCCGGTGAGTATAAAACGCTGCACCTTGCCGACGAGGCGCTGATTAGCCGCCTCAAGCCTGGCGCTATTCTGATTAATGCCTGTCGTGGACCTGTCGTAGACAACGCCGCGCTGCTGAAGTGCCTAAAGGCCGGGCAGAAGCTGAACGTCGTGCTGGACGTCTGGGAGCCGGAGCCGGACCTCAACGTCGAACTGCTGGACAAGGTGGATATCGGCACCGCGCACATTGCGGGCTATACGCTTGAGGGCAAGGCCCGCGGAACCACGCAGGTGTTTGAAGCCTTTAGCCATTTCATCGGTCAGTCTCAGCAGGTAGCGCTGGATTCGCTGCTGCCCGCGCCGGAGTTCGGCCGTATTACGCTGGCGGGTCCGCTCGATCAGCCAACGCTCAAAAGACTGGTTCATCTGGTGTATGATGTGCGCCGCGACGACGCCCCACTGCGTAAGGTAGCCGGTCAGCCTGGCGAATTCGACAAGCTGCGTAAAAACTACCTGGAGCGCCGCGAGTGGTCATCGCTTTACGTACAGTGCGATGACGCTGCTGCAGCAAACATGCTGCAAAAGCTTGGTTTTAGTGCGATTCATCATCCGCTGAGCTAGCTTTTATCTTCTGGCTCCCTGAGGCGGCGTCTCGGGGAGCGTCTGTTCTATTTTCTGGAGTAAACCAACATGTCTGAAGGCTGGAATATTGCCATTTTAGGCGCCACCGGTGCCGTGGGCTCAGCTTTGTTTGAACTGCTTGCTGAACGTCAGTTCCCGGTTGGTGAATTGTATGCCCTGGCGCGAAGCGAGAGCGCCGGTGAAAACCTGCGTTATGAAGGCAAAACCATTATGGTGCAGGATGCGGCAGAGTTCGACTGGACTCAGGCCCAGCTGGCTTTCTTCGTTGCGGGCGTTGAAGCCTCAGCACGCTATGTGGAAGAAGCCACCAACGCCGGCTGCCTGGTTATCGACTCCAGCGGCCTGTTTTCCATGGAGCCGGACGTGCCGCTGGTGGTGCCGGACGTGAACCCGTTTGTGCTGAGCGATTACCGCAACCGTAACCTGGTTGCCGTGGCGGATAGCCTGACCAGCCAACTGCTGAGCGCCTTAAAACCGCTTATCGAGCAGGGCGGTCTGTCGCGTATTCAGGTGACCAGCCTGCTGTCTGCCTCCGCGCGCGGTAAAGTCGCCGTAGACGCGTTGGCCGGCCAGAGCGCACGCCTGTTGAACGGTATTCCTGTTGATGAAGAGGATCTGTTTGGCCGCCAGCTGGCGTTCAACATGCTGCCGCTGGTGCCTGACGCCGAAGGCAGCGTGCGCGAAGAGCGGCGCCTGGTCAATGAAGCGCGTAAAGTGCTGCAGGACGACGGCCTGATGATCTCCGCAAGTCTCGTGCAGTCGCCGGTGTTCTACGGCCACGCGCAAATTGTCAACTTTGAAGCGCTGCGCCCGCTGGCGGCAGAAGAAGCACGCGATGCGTTCGCCCAGGCTGAAGATATCGAACTGTCTGAAGAGGGCGAATTCCCGACTCAGGTTGCGGATGCGTCCGGCAGCGGCCATCTTTCTATTGGCTGTGTGCACAACGATTACGGGATGCCGGAGCAGATTCAGTTCTGGTCCGTTGCCGATAACGTTCGCTTTGGCGGCGCGCTGATGGCGATAAAAACCGCTGAGAAGCTGGTGCAGGAGTATATGTACTGATGTCCGAAGTGCTCAGCGAAATTCCGCTTCATAAAATCGCGCTCGGCATTGAGTACGACGGCAGTAAATATTACGGCTGGCAACGTCAGAACGAAGTGCGTAGCGTGCAGGAAAAGCTGGAAAAAGCGCTTTCCCAGGTGGCGAATGAGCCCATTAACGTCTTTTGTGCAGGCCGCACCGATGCTGGCGTTCACGCTACCGGCCAGGTTGTGCACTTTGAAACCTCTGCCGTACGCAAGGACGCAGCCTGGACGATGGGCGTAAATACGAATTTGCCTGGTGACATCGCCGTGCGTTGGGTAAAAGATGTGCCAGCCGAATTTCATGCCCGGTTCAGCGCCACAGCTCGCCGTTATCGCTACGTGATTTATAATCATCGCCTGCGTCCGGCCGTGTTACAGCAAGGAGTAACCCATTTTCACCTGCCTCTGGATGCGGACAGAATGCACCGCGCCGCGCAGAGTCTGCTGGGAGAAAATGATTTTACTTCGTTTCGTGCTGTGCAGTGTCAGTCCCGCACCCCATGGCGCAATATGATGCACATTACGGTAAATCGCTACGGCGCATACATCGTGGTGGACATTAAGGCCAACGCTTTTGTGCATCATATGGTGCGCAATATCGTCGGCAGTCTGATGGAAGTGGGCTGCGGTAACCAGGATGAGACCTGGATGGCTGACCTGCTGGCAATGAAGGACCGAACAAAGGCCGCGGCTACCGCAAAAGCGGAAGGGCTGTACCTGGTGTCGGTAGATTACCCCGACCGCTTTGCGCTGCCGTGTCTCCCGATGGGGCCGCTTTTTTTAGCCGACTGATTGCTGCTTAAAAAAGGAAACTTTGATGGATTTCATCCGTTTTATCATTGACTTCATTTTGCATATTGACGTGCATCTGGCCGAGCTGGTGGCACAGTACGGCGTCTGGGTTTACGCTATTTTGTTCCTGATTTTGTTCTGCGAAACCGGGCTGGTGGTCACGCCGTTTTTGCCGGGGGATTCGCTGCTGTTTGTGGCGGGCGCGCTCGCCTCGCTGGAAACCAACGATCTAAACGTGCATTACATGGTCATTTTGATGGTGATTGCCGCCATCATCGGCGATGCGGTGAACTACACTATCGGGCGGCTGTTTGGCGAGAAGTTGTTCAGTAACCCGGACTCAAAAATCTTCCGCCGCAGTTATCTTGATAAAACCCACGCTTTTTACGAGCGTCACGGAGGAAAAACGATTATCCTCGCGCGCTTCGTGCCGATTGTGCGAACCTTCGCACCGTTTGTCGCCGGGATGGGCCATATGTCCTATCGCCATTTTGCGATCTATAACGTCGTCGGCGCGCTGCTGTGGGTCTTACTGTTCACCTACGCGGGCTACCTGTTTGGTAACCTGCCGGTCGTTCAGGAAAACCTGAAGCTGCTGATTGTGGCAATTATCGTGGTTTCGATTCTGCCTGGCGTGATAGAAGTCATCCGCCATAAACGCGCTGCGGCGCGGCAGTCAAAATAATACGTGGCAGCGGTTCGACCACTTTTTTATCCAAAGTCGCGGGCCGTTGTGTTTTAATGAGCACCATTTATGGTCTGGGGCAGGGAATACTGCCACAGAAACGCTGGTATCGACCAGGTTCAAGCAGAAAGGTCATCAATGAGCTGGATTGAACGAATTCTCAATAAGAGCAATATCACTCCCACCCGTAAGGCGAGCATCCCTGAAGGGGTGTGGACCAAGTGCGACAGCTGCGGTCAGGTCCTGTACCGTGCCGAGCTGGAACGCAATCTTGGCGTCTGCCCTAAGTGCGATCATCACATGCGTATGTCGGCCCGCGATCGCCTGCATAGCCTGTTTGATGAAGGCACAACGGTGGAATTGGGGAGCGAGCTTGAGCCAAAAGATTTGCTGAAGTTCCGCGACTCTAAAAAATACAAAGACCGCCTTGTCTCCGCGCAGAAAGAGACCGGCGAAAAAGACGCCCTCGTGGTGATGAAAGGCACCCTTCACGGCATGCCTGTCGTTGCCGCGGCGTTTGAGTTTTCCTTTATGGGCGGCTCCATGGGCTCTGTTGTTGGCGCGCGCTTTGTACGTGCCGTTGAGCAGGCGCTGGAAGATAACTGCCCAATGATCTGCTTCTCCGCTTCCGGCGGTGCGCGTATGCAGGAAGCGCTGATGTCGCTGATGCAGATGGCGAAAACCAGCGCCGCGCTGGCCAAAATGCAGGAGCGTGGTCTGCCTTACATCTCCGTGCTGACCGACCCAACCATGGGCGGCGTCTCTGCAAGCTTCGCGATGCTGGGTGACCTGAACATCGCCGAGCCGAAAGCGCTGATTGGCTTTGCCGGCCCACGCGTTATCGAGCAGACCGTTCGTGAGAAACTGCCGCCGGGCTTCCAGCGCAGTGAGTTCCTGATTGAAAAGGGCGCGATTGACATGAT
This region of Cedecea lapagei genomic DNA includes:
- the pdxB gene encoding 4-phosphoerythronate dehydrogenase PdxB, giving the protein MKILVDENMPYARELFSRLGEVIAVPGRPIPVDALTDADALMVRSVTKVNAELLDGKGIKFVGTATAGTDHVDEAYLQSAGVAFSAAPGCNAIAVVEYVFSSLLILAERDGFELKDRTVGIVGVGNVGSRLQARLEAWGVRTLLCDPPRADRGDEGDFVALEALVQDADIITFHTPLFKSGEYKTLHLADEALISRLKPGAILINACRGPVVDNAALLKCLKAGQKLNVVLDVWEPEPDLNVELLDKVDIGTAHIAGYTLEGKARGTTQVFEAFSHFIGQSQQVALDSLLPAPEFGRITLAGPLDQPTLKRLVHLVYDVRRDDAPLRKVAGQPGEFDKLRKNYLERREWSSLYVQCDDAAAANMLQKLGFSAIHHPLS
- a CDS encoding aspartate-semialdehyde dehydrogenase: MSEGWNIAILGATGAVGSALFELLAERQFPVGELYALARSESAGENLRYEGKTIMVQDAAEFDWTQAQLAFFVAGVEASARYVEEATNAGCLVIDSSGLFSMEPDVPLVVPDVNPFVLSDYRNRNLVAVADSLTSQLLSALKPLIEQGGLSRIQVTSLLSASARGKVAVDALAGQSARLLNGIPVDEEDLFGRQLAFNMLPLVPDAEGSVREERRLVNEARKVLQDDGLMISASLVQSPVFYGHAQIVNFEALRPLAAEEARDAFAQAEDIELSEEGEFPTQVADASGSGHLSIGCVHNDYGMPEQIQFWSVADNVRFGGALMAIKTAEKLVQEYMY
- the truA gene encoding tRNA pseudouridine(38-40) synthase TruA, producing the protein MSEVLSEIPLHKIALGIEYDGSKYYGWQRQNEVRSVQEKLEKALSQVANEPINVFCAGRTDAGVHATGQVVHFETSAVRKDAAWTMGVNTNLPGDIAVRWVKDVPAEFHARFSATARRYRYVIYNHRLRPAVLQQGVTHFHLPLDADRMHRAAQSLLGENDFTSFRAVQCQSRTPWRNMMHITVNRYGAYIVVDIKANAFVHHMVRNIVGSLMEVGCGNQDETWMADLLAMKDRTKAAATAKAEGLYLVSVDYPDRFALPCLPMGPLFLAD
- a CDS encoding DedA family protein; the encoded protein is MDFIRFIIDFILHIDVHLAELVAQYGVWVYAILFLILFCETGLVVTPFLPGDSLLFVAGALASLETNDLNVHYMVILMVIAAIIGDAVNYTIGRLFGEKLFSNPDSKIFRRSYLDKTHAFYERHGGKTIILARFVPIVRTFAPFVAGMGHMSYRHFAIYNVVGALLWVLLFTYAGYLFGNLPVVQENLKLLIVAIIVVSILPGVIEVIRHKRAAARQSK
- the accD gene encoding acetyl-CoA carboxylase, carboxyltransferase subunit beta, which produces MSWIERILNKSNITPTRKASIPEGVWTKCDSCGQVLYRAELERNLGVCPKCDHHMRMSARDRLHSLFDEGTTVELGSELEPKDLLKFRDSKKYKDRLVSAQKETGEKDALVVMKGTLHGMPVVAAAFEFSFMGGSMGSVVGARFVRAVEQALEDNCPMICFSASGGARMQEALMSLMQMAKTSAALAKMQERGLPYISVLTDPTMGGVSASFAMLGDLNIAEPKALIGFAGPRVIEQTVREKLPPGFQRSEFLIEKGAIDMIVRRPEMRLKLASILAKFMNLPAPNPEAPREPIVVPPAPEQGQEA